GATAGACAAGAAGGCTGAAAGCGCGCAGAACGATCAATCAAGATTGATATACTGTGCATCATAAGTATGTATTTCAATGCCTTTGATCTTTTCACGGAACCAGTCAACTTCCCGCACGATACTATTTGTGTCGAGTTTGACTCTTCCTAGGGATGTGTTCTCATGGGAATGCTTGAGAGCCCGTTTAAAAAGTAATTGAGTGATATCAATCAGTTGTGATTCAACCGTCTTTGTTGAGAAGATGGAGGATCACATGCCTTGGACTGATATCACCCGCCCGCAATATAACCGTGACTGTTTGCGTTATCCAAGTGATTTAAGCGACAGAGAATGGGAGCTTATTGCACCCTTTATCCCTGCCGCCAAAACGGGCGGACGTCCGCGCAGAACGGATATGCGCGAAGTCATGAACGCCATTATTTACATCGCCAGCGGCGGTATTCAATGGCGGATGCTGCCTACAGATTTTCCACCGGCCTCCACAGTACGCTATTATTTCTATCACTGGCGCGACATCGGACTTTGGCAATCGATCAATCATATTCTTGTCATGGCCACCCGGGAGCTGGAAGGCAAGGAAGCCAGCCCAACGGCAGGGGTTATTGACAGTCAAAGCGTCAAAACGACAGAAAGTGGCGGGATTTCAGGCTATGATGCCGGCAAGAAGATCAAGGGACGCAAGCGCCATATCCTCACCGATACGCTGGGATTGATGGTGTTCGTTCTGGTGCATGGTGCCAATGTTCAGGACCGCGACGGTGCCCCGGACGTGTTCAAGGCCGTTCGATATCGTTTCCCCTGGCTGCGCCATATTTTCGCAGATGGCGGCTATGCCGGAGAAAAGCTGCGTGCGGCACTTCAGGGCAAAGGTGACTGGACAGTTGAAATTATCAAACGCTCTGACAGGGCAAAAGGCTTTGAAGTCTTGCCCCGGCGCTGGGTGGTGGAACGCACGTTTGCATGGCTCAACAGATGCAGACGATTGGCGAAAGATTGGGAGAAATCAATTGAAAGCGCGACTGCTTGGATCAATATTGCCAGCATCAGAATGATGGCCCGAAGAATTGCAACTTATTGTTTTGTCAGATGAACTTTTGAATCAGGCTCTCATAGGACTGGTAAAAAAGCTGTCCGAGTAGCAGAGCGTTTCAGATGAAAAAGGATTTACCTTGCGGGATGCGTTATAGCCGAATAGGCCCGAGTCCAGCAGGTTGTCGGTTCTAGATTCTGCCCATGCTTCCATTTGAAAGTGGGTTCGGTGAATCGTGAAAGGAGTCCAGTTTCTTATCGTAACTGCTATTGGGGCATCTAAAGGGCACGGATTATTATCTCGCTGTACTGTTGCTTCAATGCTTCGCCCGTAAAGTAAGTAGCCGACCGTAGTTAATAATACGGCTGTAACAAATGAAGCTAAAAGTGTCGAGCGAAGGCGCATAAGTTGACTCTGTAGTGGTAAGGACGGAACCTTAGACGCAATGTAACGTGCGGGCACACAGCATATATCTAATTATAGTCTTGATAAGAAACAAACGTTTTAGTGGTTGCGATGATTGAGGTTTAGATTAACGTGTGCAAGCTTGTTCTGTAGTTGATTGTCGCGTGAGTGTGTATGGACGACTGTTGGTGTAGCCAAAAGGGTTTTCAGCATTTCACGATGGGCCATTATCAGGACCATAGCCAAGGGATCCTGATGGGCTTCCATCAACAAAAACATCTTCCAGTTTCGTAAGGCACGTGCCGTCAGGCTAGGCTGCCGGTGCATGATTTCCCGCGTACTGAGGTAGCGACGCCAAAGGGCAGGGGTGTTGCGATGCCGAACAAGCGGTCGGGGCTTGTAGTGTCGTTTCGTTCTGGTTAGATGTTCGCCTTTGCTGCGTGGTTTGGTTTGCTGTGCTTCAAACACCCCAAATCGTTCTTCAAGCTTCTTTTTGCTGCACGTTCGATCCAGCTGGCTGGCCTTCATCGCCTGCCCATCTGAGCTTATGAGGACCATCCCATTACCGCGCAGCTTGAGGGATATGTCATATCCCGCCAGAACCTCGTGCGCTTCCCGCCAGTTCTTGGCCTTCCCTAAGCCTTCCAGTATTTCTTCCCGATGTTTCAACACATGCCGCTGGAATGATTCCTGCCAGGTATGGGCTTCATAATTTCGCGCGGCAGGTGACAGCTTGTTTGGATCACGCTCTTTGCCATCAGTCATGCCGGGATCAATGGCGAGACCGTATTTCTTCTCCATTTCGCGCGAGACCTTGGCGAGAATCTTAAAGTCCCTATGTGGTGTAATGATCTTGAGCGTTTCCGGATGCACTTTGTTAAAGGCAATATGCATGTGGAAATTATCGGTATTGATATGGGTGCCTGCCACCCGTTGATGCTCTTCGTAACCAAGTGCCTTGGCATATTCGGCCTCGATGGCCATCAGATCCTCTTTGGTCAGTTTGTCCTGCTCGCCAGATCGGAAAGAAACGACAAGGTGATAGGTCTTGTCGGCAATATCGGGCTTTTGTCGCCGAACTGCTTCGATCTCCAGAAGGGCCAGATCGAGATCCTCGATATTTGTGCCGGCATCGCAATTGCGGATCCAGAACTGATGCAGTTTTTCGCCTTTTTCCTCGGCAGCGGCGATATATTGGCCAAGACGGGTATAGTTGTCTGGCACACCAGATTTCTTGCCGATCCGGGTTGCAATCATGATTTTCCCTGCAGGTTCTTGCCAGGCTGAAGTTGCATCCGGATCTCACCAATGGCGGCTTTGAGCTCGGTCTGGGTCGCCTCGATATCGCGGTTCAGGCGGTCGAACTTCTTGAGCAGATCTGCCGAGAGCGGCTCATCAAGCGCGAGCTTGAACAGATTGCCCAAGCGGGCCATATCGGCATTGACCTTCAGAAGATCCCGAATGCCCTGCCATGCGGCAAAGTCGCTGGCACTGGGCAGTTTGGTATTCATCAACAACCGTTTGAGCAGTTCCGAGCGTGACAGTCGCAGCTGGTGGGCAAGCTGATCGATGCGGGTTTTCTCTTCGTCGTTGAGATAGGTTTTGATGACGTGACGTTCGGTGGCCATTTCTTGTTCCGCTATTGCCCGGAAGATCCTGAAGGAGAACCACCTGGCATCATTTCGGTCCGGATACTCTCGGGAAGGGTGGCATCAAACCCGCCAACCAGATTGACGATACTGCGTGTAAAATCCGTGCCGAACTTGCGCTCATAGACCTCTTTGGCCTTTGCGATGAGATGCGGCTCTCGTTTGTCGGGATTGCTGTAATTGATCAGGTTTGCAAAATACCTTGGATCAAACGTTATGGTTTTGGCGAAGACCACGTTGCGATCCCCATCGCAGACTTCAAACTCGACCATCTCGATCAGGCTGTCGTCTTCGGTCTTGCGACGGTAATCAACAAAGCACCAGGTCACTTCATAAAACTGATCACCTTTTGCAATCCGGCCTTTTTCATCAAAACGGGCATGGGGAATGCCGTCGATGATGGCCTGACGCAGTTCGTCCTGTCCCTTGCTGATCTTTTGACCGAAGATCGAGAGCCCTTTGGAGCGATAGGCAAACATCCAGGGGATGTTGCGCAGGGTCGCATCGTGGAAGCGATAGCCATCTGCTTCAATCCAGTTTTCCAGCATGGTGAGTGCAATTTTGGGCGAGATCCAGATGCCGGTCTCTTTGCGAATGATGTAAATCACCCGGTCAAACTGGGTCAGAACGATGCCGAGGATCTTGAGAGAAATGCCTTCCATGCCGCGCTTGCGACTGCTGCCTTTGCTCTGGTTCTTGCGCACATAGGGACACCATTCAAAATTATCGGCATTGAAATAATCAAACCCGGTGACCGGTTTGCCTGTGTGGCGACCATAGGGGCGGTCGGTATGAGGAAGCTCCTCATAAAGCCCCACCAGACGGATCGGATTGTCGCAGGCCGGACATACGGCATATTCGCGCTGTTTATCACCGGTGACCTGATACCAGGGCTCAAGTTTTCTGGTGTCGCGTTCAAAGGCAGTGCGCTCGATCTCTTTCTCGTCGACTGTCTGCGCCTGCAATTTATAGACGTGCATTATCTGCTCTCCCGGCGACGGTCTCACGGAGGGAAGAACCGATGTTATAATGGTTTATGACACTGTTCCACCATGCGGCCCCCAGCTTGGGAACAGACGCCTTCTGCTCGGCAAGGTGGAGGCATTGCAGGAGGGTCGGCAGATCAAGCGAGAAGGTGTTTTCGCCTGCCTGCAGGGCGAAGACCAATGCCGGGCCGCACACGTCGCAATCAAGGTCCTGAGCCCCTTCAAGATTGGCGCGCTTTTCAAAAATGTCCATCACATGCTGTTCGGTCATGAGGCGTTCTCCTGGTAAAAGGCAAAGAGGAAGGGGGGGGGCCGGTGGCGTGCATCGCGCCACCGGCATTCGGGGATCAGACGGCCAAACTGGCAGCCTGCTGCTCGCGTCCCCGTGTTCTGGTTTTGGCCTTCGGCTTGGTCAGGTCGAGCTGTTCGGTGACAAGGCGTTTCAACGCCTCAAGCCCGCGTTCCCGATGGATGTCGTTAAAGTCGGTCAGGCCTTTGGCCTTTTCGTCGTCACTCAGATCGGGACGCAGGATCTTCGCGCCGGTCAGCTCTGATGCGCGTTCGGCTCCCTTGATCCCGGCATTAACCTGCTTGGCATGATCATCATCGGCGGCAATCACCAGGGCGCGATCCGGATGCTTCTTGTGAAGGGCCTCAGCCACCGGGGCCAGATTGCCGGAATCAAGTGCCACCACCACCGTCAACCCGCTGGCCATATGCAGACTTTGACCGGTGGAATAGCCTTCAGTGACGATCATCGGGCCTTTGGAATCTCCTTCGATCACATGCATCAGGCCGCGTTTTTTACCGTCCTTGAGATACATCTTGGTGCCATCGGGATGGATGGTCTGGATGTTCTCGACAAAGCCCTTGTCATTGGCCATCGGCATGAGCAGGTTGCCCGATTGATCAATGCGCAGATCGCCTGCAGGCACCTGTTTGTTTTGCAGGTAAGCATGATTGGCCGGAGCCGGTTCGGCGTTCTGGAAAATCCCGTAAGCGCGTTTGGCCACGGCGCGATATTGCGCGCGCAGTTCCTGTTCCTGGGCCGCCTTGCGGGCCGCGGCTTCGGCTCTGGCCTGTTCCAGCTCCTTGGGATCGATCTTGGTGCCGGTCGCCACCCATTTGACCGGATCCTGCCCGGATTTGTAATTGGTGATGTTGCCTGCCGGGAGACCTTCAAGGAAACCGCGATAGGAGCCGCTTTTCTGGCCCTTGCGGTCTCCTTCAACCGCAACCCGATGCCACTTGCCATCCATGGTCGGTGGCCCATCAAGGATCAAACCGTTTTCCTTAAGCGCCTGGGCAAATTCCTGCTCCGGGCTGATCTTCGGCTCAGGGGTTTGGGCTTTGGTTTCCTGCCAGCGTTTGAATGGTTCAAGCTCCATATCGTCCCGCGCATACCAAGCCTTGGCACGGCGATCCCATTTTGCCCCGAGCGCCTTGGCCTCGTCCTTTTCACTGAACGGCACATTGAGATAAATGCGTTTGCGTTCGGTGTTGGTGTCCTGGTTGGGAGCCTGTGACATCTCATCACTCATGGCATTTTCCTTCTGTCGTTCAACAGCCGGGTTTTGGGCGATGGTTTTGGTTTCCTCTTTGGCTTTTACCGGGATCAGGCTTTGACGTAGATCCGGTTCCATGATCCAGGTGCGGATGTTTTCTGCATCCCGCGCAGCAGCGAACAGCGCATTGCGGTCTTCCTTGATCGCTTTCATCCAGGAGCCGACATAGGCGGCATGTCGCTCCGGGTAATGACCAAGGCCAAGCTCGGTGGTCAGCATGTAGCTGGCGATTTCGGCGCGCAGCTCTTCCTTGGCGTAAACTTCCGAGCCAAACGGCCCGAACTCGCGGGCCATGCGTGATCCATGACCGGTGGCGTGGCCAAGCTCATGCAGGGCCGTGGCGTAATATTCATATTGGCCTTTGAAAGCCGCCGGGTGGGGCATGTGGATCTCATCTGTTGAGCTCCGGTAAAAGGCCCGGTCATTCTGATCATGGAAGATCGGCACATTGCCCAGCTTGAGGATCTGTTCGGCCCGTTCCACCGGGCTGAAGGTCGGTTCTGGCGCGATATAGGGGGCAAGGCCATCGATCTGTTCGGCATTGAAGACGACAGCATGAAACACCCGGGGACGGTCCAGCCTTACGTCGCGGGTTTTGGTGATACCCTTGTCGTCAAGAACCGGTTTGCCGTTTTCATCCAGCATCTTCTCGCGCTCGGACCATTTCCAGTATTCGATCATGGTGCCTTTTTCGCCCTTGCGGACTTGCGCGTCCTGGGCCGCCGCCTGGCGATAGGTCATCCAGCGCGGATCGGAGCGCCCGCGCATTTCAAGCCAAAGCGCATTGATGCCGCGATAGTCTTTGCCAGAAACCGGATTGAAAGGAGCCATACGAACCTTTCCCGGTTCCCATGGTTTTTGCCAGGGTGCTGTGCCTGCTTCGATATGGCCAAGCAGTTCCTCGACCACCTGATCGCGATAGCTTCTCTTCTTCTCAGCCATGGTTCGAACCCTCCGCGTCAGCGGTCGGATCGACCCCGTCAAAATGACTATCAAGGGCGTCATCAGAGGAAAGCGCGTCCTCTGCAAAAGCGCCCATGGCCTCGGCAATATCCGGATCGACAGGCACCGGGCCGCTGAGGCTTTCGGCATTGATCATGCAAGAGGCCAGCGCGAGATAGTCCTGGTCATTCAGCGCTGCAGACGCAGGCGTGCCTTTTTCAGGTGTATGGGGTGTTTTCATGATTTGGGTCCTTTGTGAGATGCCGAGGGCGTGGAAGAGATCGCCATTTGCGGTGGCGTCATTTGCGAACGACGAGACAGTTCGCGATCCAGGAAGTAGAGTTTTTGACGGCCAAGGATGGGCGGCAGACCGGCAACAAAGATCAGGGCATCGCCGGGGATTGGTTTTTTGCCATCGGTATCGATGATCTGCAGGCGCATGCATTCATCCGGTGTCAAAAGCGGGCGAGAGGTCTCGGCGAGATTGTCCGAGACCGATCCGATATCCCCCATCCGCCCGGAGTGAGAGCGGCGCTTTTGCACAATGGTTGCCTTGCCAGTCATATCCGAGAGCAGCTTGGCGGTTTCGAGCTTGTTGGGGGTGAAGGCAATGCGGATCTTGCAGTTGGCCATGATCGATTCATCACGGCCATAATGCTTGAAGAGCTGTTCGGTGTTTTGAACGATGATCATGGCCTTCAGGCCATAGCCCGCCATGAAGGCGAGAGACTCTTCAAATATCTCCAGCTTGCCGATGGAGGTGAACTCATCGAGCATCAAAAGCAGGCGGTGTTTGTATCCTGCAACCGTCTGACTCGATCCAAACTCCATGCGTTCGGTCATGCGCCGCATGAAAAGATTGAGGATGATACGAAGCAAAGGCCGCAAGCGGTCCTTGTCGGCAGGGGAGACGACAAGGAACAGCGCCATCGGTTGATCGCCATTCATCAGATCATGAAGGCGGAAGTCGCTGGTTGCGGTATTGCGGGCAATGATCGGATCGGCAAAGACCGTCAGCTGCGTTTTGGCGGTCGAATGAACCCCGGAGCGTTCCTGCGGAGCTTTGATCATCATGCTGTTGGCCCCGCGCCGGACTTCCTTGTTCACATGCGCTTTGCCGTGATCGAAGGCGGCCATGTCGGCAAGAATATGCTCGAAATTATCGTCGCTTTCTTCCGCGTCCCCGTCGCCGGTAATGCCCGAGAGAAAGGTATTCACATCATCAAAACAGGCCGCGCGGTGTTCATCACGCCGCACGCGATAGATGACATGGAGCAAGACGACCGAAAGCCAACCATAGCCTTCCTGTCGCCAGTAATCCTTCATGCCCTGGCCATCGGGGTCGATGATCATGGCCGCGATGTTCTGGCAGTCGGCGATGTCCTGTTCGGTATCGACACGGACTTCGGCGAGCGGGTTGAAGCGGGCTGATCCATTGGTTGCGGATGGCTCAAAACGCAAGACTTTGTGCCCGATGCTGGCAAGCCAGCCACCCGTCTTGGCGAAGTTCTCACCCTTGATATCAAGACAAAGAATGCTTTCGCGCCAACTGAGCAGGGTGGGCAGGATCAGGCTGACCCCCTTGCCGGTACGGGTTGGAGCCCAGACCAGGACATGCTCCGGCCCGTCATGACGCAATTCGCGCACCCGGCCAAACCATGACGGCCAACCGCCAACGACAACACCGTCTTTGCGAAACAGTCTGGCCTTCTTGAGATCCTTGAGCTTTGCCCAACGGGCGGAACCGTGCAGTTCATCACCCTTGCGGTTGCCCTTAAGGGTGCTGTTATTGGCTCGCGTTGCCAGGGCGAGCATGGCAAACATGGAGATCAATCCGGCGATCCCGGTCCAGATGGCCGGGCGGAGCATTTCATCGGGCAAGCCTGCCGGATGTTTGACGGCATCGAAGGACCATTGCCACCAGCGCAGATCCAGCGCGTCAAACCCGACGGCGAGATGCCATTGCCAGAGAATGGCAGCGATCATGGCGATCAGGATCACCGGCAGAGACATTCGATAAATCGCTGTCATGACATATGACCTCCATCTATGGCGGCGGGGTTTGGGGCGGTTCTGTGGGACAGAAAAATTGCCTGAATATCGCCTGTGGCACACATCAGGGCGCAGAACCCGGCACTTGCCTGGGCAGCGGTTCTGATCAGGGTTGAAAGATCGATCAGGTGGGGAAGGTCATGGGCTATGCCTGCAGAAAGTCCGCCAAGAAGCATTGCGACACATGCGATGGCCACCCGTGCACCAATGAACTCATTGAGGATGGCGGGGTGTTCGTTGAGCAGGGTTTGCTGCGGTCTTAAGAGCCATGTTGCCGTCATGCGGATGGCGGCATAGACTGATATGAAAACAATGAGTGCCCATAGCCCTGCAAAAAGGCACATCAGGGCACAGTAGAGAGAATTCAAACAGGAGATGCGAAGGTGGATTTTCTTGTCGGCTTCTATCTGGTCGCGGGACTTGTTACGACTGTCGGGATTGGCCTCATTGTTTATGGTGTGCGCAGCTACAGAATATTCGCGAACCCGGTCCGTTGGGGGATTGCACCGTGCATGATGATCGTTGGGGGTATCATCACCTTGCAAAATCTCGGTTGAGGGATTGTTCTTGACCCGGCTCATCAACCCACCTCCTTACCATCCTTGAGCACATAGCGATCATTACGCGGTTCCCAGATATCGGTGATCCGTCTCCAGCCATCGGCGTTGCGTTTGATCTGAACGACGACATCGACCAGTTCTGCAAGAAACTCCGGCACACGCGGCATGGTCTCGCCCGCCCAAGCGATGTTCTGATCGAACTTGCGGTGAATGGCCTGCCACGGGCTTTCGGCATGGATGGTGCACATAAAGCCGGTGACACCGGAATTAAGGGCGGCCAGTGCAGCAAAGGCGTTCTGGGTGCTGATCTCGCCAAACAGAATGTGATCGGGCGTGATCCGCATCAGATGATCATAGATCTCGCGCCAGCCCACCATGCCGCTGCCGGTTCCGGCCTCACGCGCAGCGATCAGGCCATTGCCATCCCAGAACTGCTCGATATGCAGTTCCGGGGTGTCCTCGATGGCCAGCACGCGCCGCGCCGGATCGATGGTGGCGAGCAACATGTTGAGCAAGGTGGTCTTGCCGGTATTGGTGGCTCCGCTGATGATCATGTTGGCATCACCCGCAACCTTCTCGATCAGATAATCGCGGATGGCCGGTGTCACCCCGGCCTGTTCCCAGGACGGGGTGAAGGGATGCTTGCAGCGGATTGCAAGGCTCAGATGTGACCTGACCGATGCACCAACGAGGATCTCGCAGCGGTGATTGCCGG
The Thalassospira xiamenensis M-5 = DSM 17429 DNA segment above includes these coding regions:
- a CDS encoding IS5 family transposase yields the protein MPWTDITRPQYNRDCLRYPSDLSDREWELIAPFIPAAKTGGRPRRTDMREVMNAIIYIASGGIQWRMLPTDFPPASTVRYYFYHWRDIGLWQSINHILVMATRELEGKEASPTAGVIDSQSVKTTESGGISGYDAGKKIKGRKRHILTDTLGLMVFVLVHGANVQDRDGAPDVFKAVRYRFPWLRHIFADGGYAGEKLRAALQGKGDWTVEIIKRSDRAKGFEVLPRRWVVERTFAWLNRCRRLAKDWEKSIESATAWINIASIRMMARRIATYCFVR
- the traI gene encoding TraI/MobA(P) family conjugative relaxase, coding for MIATRIGKKSGVPDNYTRLGQYIAAAEEKGEKLHQFWIRNCDAGTNIEDLDLALLEIEAVRRQKPDIADKTYHLVVSFRSGEQDKLTKEDLMAIEAEYAKALGYEEHQRVAGTHINTDNFHMHIAFNKVHPETLKIITPHRDFKILAKVSREMEKKYGLAIDPGMTDGKERDPNKLSPAARNYEAHTWQESFQRHVLKHREEILEGLGKAKNWREAHEVLAGYDISLKLRGNGMVLISSDGQAMKASQLDRTCSKKKLEERFGVFEAQQTKPRSKGEHLTRTKRHYKPRPLVRHRNTPALWRRYLSTREIMHRQPSLTARALRNWKMFLLMEAHQDPLAMVLIMAHREMLKTLLATPTVVHTHSRDNQLQNKLAHVNLNLNHRNH
- a CDS encoding plasmid mobilization protein, with the translated sequence MATERHVIKTYLNDEEKTRIDQLAHQLRLSRSELLKRLLMNTKLPSASDFAAWQGIRDLLKVNADMARLGNLFKLALDEPLSADLLKKFDRLNRDIEATQTELKAAIGEIRMQLQPGKNLQGKS
- a CDS encoding zincin-like metallopeptidase domain-containing protein, with translation MAEKKRSYRDQVVEELLGHIEAGTAPWQKPWEPGKVRMAPFNPVSGKDYRGINALWLEMRGRSDPRWMTYRQAAAQDAQVRKGEKGTMIEYWKWSEREKMLDENGKPVLDDKGITKTRDVRLDRPRVFHAVVFNAEQIDGLAPYIAPEPTFSPVERAEQILKLGNVPIFHDQNDRAFYRSSTDEIHMPHPAAFKGQYEYYATALHELGHATGHGSRMAREFGPFGSEVYAKEELRAEIASYMLTTELGLGHYPERHAAYVGSWMKAIKEDRNALFAAARDAENIRTWIMEPDLRQSLIPVKAKEETKTIAQNPAVERQKENAMSDEMSQAPNQDTNTERKRIYLNVPFSEKDEAKALGAKWDRRAKAWYARDDMELEPFKRWQETKAQTPEPKISPEQEFAQALKENGLILDGPPTMDGKWHRVAVEGDRKGQKSGSYRGFLEGLPAGNITNYKSGQDPVKWVATGTKIDPKELEQARAEAAARKAAQEQELRAQYRAVAKRAYGIFQNAEPAPANHAYLQNKQVPAGDLRIDQSGNLLMPMANDKGFVENIQTIHPDGTKMYLKDGKKRGLMHVIEGDSKGPMIVTEGYSTGQSLHMASGLTVVVALDSGNLAPVAEALHKKHPDRALVIAADDDHAKQVNAGIKGAERASELTGAKILRPDLSDDEKAKGLTDFNDIHRERGLEALKRLVTEQLDLTKPKAKTRTRGREQQAASLAV
- a CDS encoding type IV secretory system conjugative DNA transfer family protein — encoded protein: MTAIYRMSLPVILIAMIAAILWQWHLAVGFDALDLRWWQWSFDAVKHPAGLPDEMLRPAIWTGIAGLISMFAMLALATRANNSTLKGNRKGDELHGSARWAKLKDLKKARLFRKDGVVVGGWPSWFGRVRELRHDGPEHVLVWAPTRTGKGVSLILPTLLSWRESILCLDIKGENFAKTGGWLASIGHKVLRFEPSATNGSARFNPLAEVRVDTEQDIADCQNIAAMIIDPDGQGMKDYWRQEGYGWLSVVLLHVIYRVRRDEHRAACFDDVNTFLSGITGDGDAEESDDNFEHILADMAAFDHGKAHVNKEVRRGANSMMIKAPQERSGVHSTAKTQLTVFADPIIARNTATSDFRLHDLMNGDQPMALFLVVSPADKDRLRPLLRIILNLFMRRMTERMEFGSSQTVAGYKHRLLLMLDEFTSIGKLEIFEESLAFMAGYGLKAMIIVQNTEQLFKHYGRDESIMANCKIRIAFTPNKLETAKLLSDMTGKATIVQKRRSHSGRMGDIGSVSDNLAETSRPLLTPDECMRLQIIDTDGKKPIPGDALIFVAGLPPILGRQKLYFLDRELSRRSQMTPPQMAISSTPSASHKGPKS
- a CDS encoding ATPase, T2SS/T4P/T4SS family, which translates into the protein MNALSPNPLFEKILGPLANYYGDLSTVEIRMNRPHRVVTERRGEGKREIEDPALTLAAIERIAISLANQRGLKFNPDDSPKLSCILPGNHRCEILVGASVRSHLSLAIRCKHPFTPSWEQAGVTPAIRDYLIEKVAGDANMIISGATNTGKTTLLNMLLATIDPARRVLAIEDTPELHIEQFWDGNGLIAAREAGTGSGMVGWREIYDHLMRITPDHILFGEISTQNAFAALAALNSGVTGFMCTIHAESPWQAIHRKFDQNIAWAGETMPRVPEFLAELVDVVVQIKRNADGWRRITDIWEPRNDRYVLKDGKEVG